In Arachis hypogaea cultivar Tifrunner chromosome 17, arahy.Tifrunner.gnm2.J5K5, whole genome shotgun sequence, a single window of DNA contains:
- the LOC112766721 gene encoding RING-H2 finger protein ATL66 produces MSAPNHDYHKFDWHFNTELEDETIELRGRRLIFVIVLFVIILITTAFFVYLRWICRSRGLIPVTSIHLRHQLPPHTQPQSNGLDAATIKKLPIVLYQAPPTASATDLNRGGALECCICLSAFRDGEKLKILPGCKHRFHCECVDKWLTNHSSCPLCRASLKLAPPLPRILYPEPPIRITISNEEQ; encoded by the coding sequence ATGTCGGCGCCCAACCACGACTATCACAAATTCGACTGGCACTTCAACACGGAACTCGAGGACGAGACCATCGAACTCCGAGGCCGGAGGCTCATCTTTGTTATCGTCCTCTTCGTCATTATCCTCATCACCACCGCCTTCTTCGTCTACCTCCGCTGGATCTGCCGCTCCCGCGGCCTCATCCCGGTCACATCGATCCACCTCCGCCACCAGTTGCCGCCGCACACTCAACCTCAGTCCAACGGCCTGGACGCCGCCACCATCAAGAAACTCCCGATCGTGCTCTACCAGGCGCCGCCAACTGCGTCTGCGACAGATCTGAACCGCGGTGGCGCGTTGGAATGCTGCATATGCCTGAGCGCGTTCCGCGACGGAGAGAAGCTGAAGATTCTTCCCGGTTGCAAGCACCGGTTCCACTGCGAGTGCGTAGACAAGTGGCTCACGAATCACTCGAGTTGCCCGTtgtgcagagcttctctcaagcTCGCTCCTCCATTACCGAGGATTTTGTATCCAGAACCTCCCATTAGAATCACTATTAGCAATGAAGAACAATGA